The sequence TAGCAACTGAATTTTAATTTTGGGGTTCTTGTATTATTTAGAGGGAGCCTGGTTTAAACCTCATTCTGAAATTTTTCTACTATTCTATCAAAAGGAAAAGCGTAAAATAGGCGGGTACTATTTTACGCTTTTGTTACGTCCGTTATTTTTAGACCAAATTATTTCACTACACTAAAAGAGAATACGGTCTGTTTGTCATAAGGTACATGTGCTTCTAGCAGTACTGTTGGAAAATCTTCATGATGCAAGGAAGCAGGGGAGGCTTGTGTTTCAAAACAAACCCCATCATAGCGTTTAGATGTACCTTCTGCCAACTCAAGGCCTTCAGTCAAGTTATTCGACGTATACATCACTACGCCAGGCTGATCGGTCTTGATTGTTATAACACGTCCGCTGACCTCATCTTCAACACGAATTGCTTCTGTCTGCTTAGGGTTCAAAATAAAATAATGATCATAGCCATGACCCGCCACAATATTTTGTGTGAATGTGGAATTAATGCCATCAGCAATCAATCGTCCAGTTCGAAAATCAAAAGGTGTATTCGTGACATCGAGCTTGTTGCCTGTTGGAATCAGTTCATTATCTAGTTCAACAAATTCATCACAAGCGATTGTGACATGATGATTGTGTATCGTCCGTGCCACATTCCCTGTTAAATTAAAGTACGAGTGATTAGTCAGTGTCAGGGCAGTTGTTTTATCAGACGTAGCTGCGTAATCGATAATCAGCTCATTGTTGTTCGTCAAGGTATAGGTAACGGTCATCTCCACTGTCCCTGGATAACCGCCTTCACCATCTGCGCTTGTATGTGTCAATACCACTCCTACTGTATCCTTTGTTTGAAAGGGGCTAGCTGCCCAAATGACCTGATGGAATCCACTGGCACCACCATGTAAATGATGGGTTCCTTCATTGGCTTCTACATCAAACACTTGATTTTCAATAGTAAAAGAAGCGCCTTGAATTCTTCCAGCTACACGCCCAATAAGCGCCCCCAAAAAGTTGGGGTTCTGTGCATAGTCGGCATGGTTTTTGAAGCCTAGTACAACGTTTTCGATGTTGTTATGGCGATCTGGAACGTTGATGGTAGTAATGATGCCACCATAGTTTAACAAGCTAACGCTCATATGATGTTGATTGCTAAGGGTATATAATTTCCAACCATTTACGGTATTTTGTGTTTCTATATTCATTTAATTGTCCGCCTTTTGATTGAGATTTTTGATGAATCGTTTGCTGGTATCGTTATCTTTAAAGACACCTGCATCTCCAAGTACTTTCGCAAATTTAGCCCCCAGTTCTTTTTCTAAAAGAGCATCAATTTGTTCAAGATCCGCTAACACCCCATACTTTTCTTTCAACTGGTCTACCCATTGTTGATGGTAAGGGGCAACATTGCTTGGTTGACCTTGTAAACAGGTCTTAATATCCGCTAATTCATCTTTCAGCCGTGCAGGTAGAACCGCGAGTCCCATCACCTCTATTAGCCCAATATTTTCTTTTTTAATATGATGAACATCGGCATGTGGATGGAAAATACCGAGTGGATGCTCATCAGTTGTCCGATTATTACGTAACACAAGATCAAGTTCAAATTTGCTGCCGCGCATACGGGCAATTGGTGTGATGGTATTATGTGGCGTATCTCCACTGAAAGCATGAATGTTTGCCTGCTCATCATTATAATTTTTCCACGTCGAGAGAACATGATCTGCTGCTTCGATCAATGACTTAGTGTCATCGCCTTGCAGGCGAATGGTCGTTAATGGCCATTCTAAAATAGCCGCTGATACATCTGCAAAATGGTCAAGTTCAAATGACAACGCAGTTGCTGCATTCGTCATAGGAAACTCATATCTACCAGCTTGATAGTGATCGTGACTTAAAATGGATCCACCAACAATCGGTAAGTCAGCATTTGAACCGATAAAATAATGTGGGAATTGTCTGATGAAATCAAGCAAACGCTCAAAAGTCGCTTTCCCAATGTTCATATCACGATGCTCTTCAGCGAGCAAAATACTATGCTCATTATAATAAACATACGGTGAATATTGAAAATACCAGTTTTCATTACCAAGTGATACTTGTACTACGCGATGATTGGCACGTGCGGGATAACCTGTCCGGCCGGCGTAGCCCTCGTTTTCAACGCATAAAAGACATTTTGGATAATGAACGGCATGCTTCAATTGACTTTCACGCTTAATTTGTTCAGGGTCTTTCTCAGGCTTTGATAGATTAATCGTAATATCCATTTCACCATAAATAGTTTCGGCTTTAAATTGAATATTTTTTTGGATGCGATTCATCTGAATATAATTGCTGTTTTTACTTAATTCATAAAAATAATCAGTTGCTCGTTGTGGAGATTGACGATACTTCTCTTGAAAAATGGCATTAATAGCGGAAGGTCTTGCCATAAAACAGTTCATGATGTTTGCGGACAGAATTTCCTTGTCATCAAAAACATTGTCGATGACGTTTTGTTCGACAGTATATGCAACGATTTGTTCAAGTAAATTAGGAATGGTGTCATCTATCGGCTCTTCAATCATTGCCGGCATTGCTTCGAGGTGAAGCAATGCTAGCACTTGGTTGGTGACGTATATTTGGTCAGCGGGTTCAATCAACTCGCACTGTAATGCCTGATGAATAAGTCCTGTAATCTGTTGGAAAATCATTCACTAGTCACGTCCTTTTGATAGCCATTTGGGTGATGGACATGCCAGTTCCAAGCATCTTGAATAATGTTGTCAATCGAAGTGCGTGTCGGCTTCCAGCCTAATAGGGAAGCGGCTTTCGCAGAACTTGCGATTAGAGTACTTGGATCACCTGCACGACGCTCACCGGATTTTGCTGGGATTTCTTTACCTGTCACTGCCCGGGCTGTATCAATCATTTCTTTAACAGAAAAGCCTTGATTGCTCCCGAGATTGAACACATCACTTTTTCCATCATTATTTAAGTACTGAAGGGCTAACAGATGCGCCCCAATCAAATCTTCTACATGTACATAATCACGAATACAGCTACCATCCGGTGTATCGTAATCTTCTCCGAATACAGTAATATGCGTGCGTTGGCCGAGAGCTGCTTGTAGAATGATAGGCACCAGATGTGTCTCGGGATAATGATCTTCCCCGATTTCCCCAGATTCGCGTGCGCCTGCTACATTGAAATAACGTAGGGCGACATATCGAATGTCATGGGCCTGCTCGCACCATTTCATCATTTTTTCCATCGTCAGCTTCGTTTCGCCGTACGTACTTGTCGGGTTCGTAGCCATATTTTCTGTGATTGGAACTACTTCAGGCTCGCCGTAAGTCGCTGCTGTAGATGAAAAGACGATTTTCTTCACATTAAATTCAGTCATCACTTGCAGTAAAACCTGTGTCCCATAGACATTATTATCAAAGTACTCAAGTGGTTTTTCCATTGATTCACCGACAAGTGAATTAGCTGCAAAGTGGACGACGGAGTCAATGGATTCCTTCGCAAAAACGCTGCGCATAAAGGCAATATCACGAATGTCACCTTCGTAAAAGGTTGCATCAGGGTGAACAGCCTCTCTATGTCCCGTTTGAAGATTATCAATGACGACAACATCCGATTGTTGATCGATTAACTGATAGACTGCATGTGATCCAATATAACCCGCTCCGCCTAAAACTAGTACACTCATTTAAAGCACCCCTT comes from Sporosarcina sp. FSL K6-3457 and encodes:
- the galE gene encoding UDP-glucose 4-epimerase GalE, with product MSVLVLGGAGYIGSHAVYQLIDQQSDVVVIDNLQTGHREAVHPDATFYEGDIRDIAFMRSVFAKESIDSVVHFAANSLVGESMEKPLEYFDNNVYGTQVLLQVMTEFNVKKIVFSSTAATYGEPEVVPITENMATNPTSTYGETKLTMEKMMKWCEQAHDIRYVALRYFNVAGARESGEIGEDHYPETHLVPIILQAALGQRTHITVFGEDYDTPDGSCIRDYVHVEDLIGAHLLALQYLNNDGKSDVFNLGSNQGFSVKEMIDTARAVTGKEIPAKSGERRAGDPSTLIASSAKAASLLGWKPTRTSIDNIIQDAWNWHVHHPNGYQKDVTSE
- the galT gene encoding UDP-glucose--hexose-1-phosphate uridylyltransferase, coding for MIFQQITGLIHQALQCELIEPADQIYVTNQVLALLHLEAMPAMIEEPIDDTIPNLLEQIVAYTVEQNVIDNVFDDKEILSANIMNCFMARPSAINAIFQEKYRQSPQRATDYFYELSKNSNYIQMNRIQKNIQFKAETIYGEMDITINLSKPEKDPEQIKRESQLKHAVHYPKCLLCVENEGYAGRTGYPARANHRVVQVSLGNENWYFQYSPYVYYNEHSILLAEEHRDMNIGKATFERLLDFIRQFPHYFIGSNADLPIVGGSILSHDHYQAGRYEFPMTNAATALSFELDHFADVSAAILEWPLTTIRLQGDDTKSLIEAADHVLSTWKNYNDEQANIHAFSGDTPHNTITPIARMRGSKFELDLVLRNNRTTDEHPLGIFHPHADVHHIKKENIGLIEVMGLAVLPARLKDELADIKTCLQGQPSNVAPYHQQWVDQLKEKYGVLADLEQIDALLEKELGAKFAKVLGDAGVFKDNDTSKRFIKNLNQKADN
- a CDS encoding aldose epimerase family protein, which codes for MNIETQNTVNGWKLYTLSNQHHMSVSLLNYGGIITTINVPDRHNNIENVVLGFKNHADYAQNPNFLGALIGRVAGRIQGASFTIENQVFDVEANEGTHHLHGGASGFHQVIWAASPFQTKDTVGVVLTHTSADGEGGYPGTVEMTVTYTLTNNNELIIDYAATSDKTTALTLTNHSYFNLTGNVARTIHNHHVTIACDEFVELDNELIPTGNKLDVTNTPFDFRTGRLIADGINSTFTQNIVAGHGYDHYFILNPKQTEAIRVEDEVSGRVITIKTDQPGVVMYTSNNLTEGLELAEGTSKRYDGVCFETQASPASLHHEDFPTVLLEAHVPYDKQTVFSFSVVK